The Porites lutea chromosome 11, jaPorLute2.1, whole genome shotgun sequence genome contains the following window.
CTCACCACTCAGGATCGGTTACTTGCGTGCAAATATAACCGAGCGAAGATTGCAGTGCCGTAGCGtggggaggggccgggggggcCCGGGCCCCCCCAATAATTTGGCaaactcaaaaaaatatatattgaacaCAAGAGTAGAACAGTAAAAATGAAGGttagaataattattttgggaTTGAGTTAGCTTAATTAACACTCCGCGGTTAATTAGCCTTGTAAGTTTGTTTTCCAAGTACCGCAGTGCTATTTGAATACCCTTTTCCACCAAAGAGGTACCTTCAACTCTTACTAATTTGGAAACAAAAATATGGAAGTGGCGTTACATTTTTCGCCTCACCGCTATTGTGACAGTGAGACACGTTTGGTCAGCGGTCTCGCTGTTCCAAAGCATTCGATACTTGTCTTAGAGCTCGATAAAGTGTGAAATTCTATGAGATTTGTCGAGATATGGCTTCAAGATCCCGTGCCTCCAAGGAAGAGAAAAGTCCCAAGCAGATTCGAGCTTGGACAACAACAAACGCACTATTTCCCTCAAACGGCCAAGGACCACTATaagcaaatttattttgaagcCATCGATTTTGCAACAACTGCAATCACAGCACGATTTGACCAGAAGGACTTCAAAGTGTACATGAATCTCCAAGAGCTTCTTTTAAAGGCCACAGCTAAACAACCGTACGATGCTGAACTGGCCGAAGTTTTGAAGGTGTATAGTGAAGACCTGAATCCCTATCAACTTGAAGGCCAGCTAGTACTTCTCCCACAAGTGGCTGCCTCGAATGCTTTTGACACTTCAAGATTTAATGTCGATGAcctaatatcattttttcaatcAATTGATGAACCCCATAAATTACTTCTTTCTGAAATTTGCATGCTGGGAAAGTTACTGTTGGTTATGCCAGCAACGAATGCCGCGAGTGAACGTTCATTTTCTGCTTTAAAGCGCGTCAAGACATATTTGCGTGCAACAACTGGAGACGCAAGGCTGAACCATCTCATGACGCTTCATGTCCACAGGGACAGGACTGATTCGATTGACCTGGTAGCTGCAGCAAACCAGTTTGTTGGAGAACAAGAGAACAGAAAGCAGTTGTTTGGGTCTTTTACCACAAATGATTTGTCGCGAAAGGTGTCTTTGGTCTCGCGTTCAACGCAAACATCTCTATAATGAGTAAGTTGTAGTTTAATAATTTCTCACACTACTGTGAATGACGGCCAGAAATGCTATTTCAGAGACCCACGATATAAAAATTTCCCGGAGGAGCATTCCCCCGGACTCCCTAAAACTTCGTGACTTTGGCGCTCGTGGTGGGCCCCCCCAATAATTTTAACCCTGCTACGGCACTGGATTGTGTTAGTTAGAGG
Protein-coding sequences here:
- the LOC140952465 gene encoding zinc finger MYM-type protein 1-like, whose product is MRFVEIWLQDPVPPRKRKVPSRFELGQQQTHYFPQTAKDHYKQIYFEAIDFATTAITARFDQKDFKVYMNLQELLLKATAKQPYDAELAEVLKVYSEDLNPYQLEGQLVLLPQVAASNAFDTSRFNVDDLISFFQSIDEPHKLLLSEICMLGKLLLVMPATNAASERSFSALKRVKTYLRATTGDARLNHLMTLHVHRDRTDSIDLVAAANQFVGEQENRKQLFGSFTTNDLSRKVSLVSRSTQTSL